One genomic region from Conexibacter woesei Iso977N encodes:
- a CDS encoding TetR/AcrR family transcriptional regulator — translation MSEARPRSRRDRPAKAALSREAIVAAGLEILRSEGFEALSMRRVAQALDTGPASLYVYVENRDALHALLFDAAIGTVEVEPTDPRRWREQLHGLITRLTSMMSEEFPGIAIMGMATIPTGENALRVSESMMSLLRAGGAEDQAIAYAADLISMYATAIAYEQALYQQLYADPGHEESELARVMERFTSIPADRYPTMASVAPLMTRGDGHERFSLGLDIIINGLLSTPASDRLSAQGWGLDDAPNRGRRNAGGRDPA, via the coding sequence ATGTCCGAAGCCCGTCCCCGCAGCCGCCGCGACCGGCCCGCCAAGGCCGCGCTCAGCCGCGAGGCGATCGTCGCCGCCGGGCTGGAGATCCTGCGCAGCGAGGGCTTCGAGGCGCTGTCGATGCGGCGCGTCGCGCAGGCGCTCGACACCGGGCCGGCGTCGTTGTACGTCTACGTCGAGAACCGCGACGCGCTGCACGCGCTGCTGTTCGACGCCGCGATCGGGACCGTGGAGGTCGAGCCGACCGACCCGAGGCGCTGGCGCGAGCAGCTCCACGGGCTGATCACGCGGCTGACGTCGATGATGTCCGAGGAGTTCCCGGGCATCGCGATCATGGGCATGGCGACGATCCCGACCGGCGAGAACGCGCTGCGCGTGAGCGAGTCGATGATGTCGCTGCTGCGGGCCGGCGGCGCCGAGGACCAGGCGATCGCCTACGCCGCCGACCTGATCAGCATGTACGCGACCGCGATCGCCTACGAGCAGGCGCTCTACCAGCAGCTCTACGCCGACCCGGGCCACGAGGAGTCCGAGCTGGCCCGCGTCATGGAGCGCTTCACCTCGATCCCCGCCGACCGCTACCCGACGATGGCCTCCGTCGCACCGCTCATGACCCGCGGCGACGGCCACGAGCGCTTCTCCCTCGGCCTCGACATCATCATCAACGGCCTGCTCTCCACCCCGGCCTCCGACCGCCTCTCGGCCCAGGGCTGGGGCCTCGACGACGCACCGAACCGCGGCCGCCGCAACGCCGGCGGCAGGGACCCCGCCTAG
- a CDS encoding MFS transporter, producing MTSSAPAAAAPPQAAAYNLRWIVLAIVLVAEIMDLLDSTVITIAAPTVRHELGGSTATMQWWAAGYTLAFGVFMIIGGRLGDLFGRKRIFAIGIAGFTLASAACALAPDPDVLIATRVLQGAFGALLIPQGLGMIKTVFPPAEMGGAFAAFGPVMGLAAVGGPVLAGWLVSADLLGTGWRMIFLVNLPLGVIGLIGALRFFPESRSPERLRLDPLGVGLIAAASFCLIYPLVQGRELGWPVWTFVMIAAGFVLLGAFMAVERRGHGTPLIEPSLLRNRAFTSGLAVGIAFFAGFAGLLLVLSVFFQSALQFTPSQAGLAFIPTTAASAVAAGASFPLMARFGRGVLQTGIVVITLSLVGLALIVGHHGTDTTTWTMVPALIPFGLGLGFVFGPLFNVILAGVDDREVGSASGTLNAVQQLGNSIGVAVLATIFFSLTDHGHLAPAALKTTVLISAGLFALALLLSFLLPKEARMDDPH from the coding sequence TTGACCTCCTCCGCTCCCGCGGCGGCCGCGCCTCCCCAAGCGGCCGCCTACAACCTGCGCTGGATCGTGCTCGCGATCGTGCTCGTCGCCGAGATCATGGACCTGCTCGACAGCACCGTCATCACGATCGCCGCGCCGACCGTCCGGCACGAGCTCGGCGGCTCGACCGCCACGATGCAGTGGTGGGCCGCCGGCTACACGCTCGCGTTCGGCGTGTTCATGATCATCGGCGGCCGGCTCGGCGACCTCTTCGGCCGCAAGCGGATCTTCGCGATCGGCATCGCGGGCTTCACGCTCGCCTCCGCGGCCTGCGCGCTCGCCCCCGACCCGGACGTCCTGATCGCCACGCGCGTCCTCCAGGGCGCCTTCGGCGCGCTGCTGATCCCGCAGGGCCTCGGCATGATCAAGACCGTCTTCCCGCCCGCCGAGATGGGCGGCGCGTTCGCCGCGTTCGGCCCCGTGATGGGCCTCGCCGCGGTCGGCGGCCCGGTCCTCGCCGGCTGGCTCGTCAGCGCCGACCTGCTCGGGACCGGCTGGCGGATGATCTTCCTCGTCAACCTGCCGCTCGGCGTGATCGGGCTGATCGGCGCGCTGCGCTTCTTCCCCGAGTCGCGCTCGCCGGAGCGGCTCAGGCTCGACCCGCTCGGCGTCGGCCTGATCGCCGCCGCGTCGTTCTGCCTGATCTACCCGCTGGTCCAGGGCCGCGAGCTGGGCTGGCCCGTGTGGACCTTCGTCATGATCGCCGCCGGCTTCGTCCTGCTCGGCGCGTTCATGGCCGTCGAGCGCCGCGGCCACGGCACGCCGCTGATCGAGCCGTCGCTCCTCCGGAACCGCGCGTTCACGTCCGGCCTCGCGGTCGGGATCGCGTTCTTCGCCGGGTTCGCCGGGCTGTTGTTGGTGTTGTCGGTCTTCTTCCAGTCGGCGCTGCAGTTCACGCCGTCCCAGGCGGGTCTGGCGTTCATCCCGACGACGGCCGCCTCGGCGGTCGCGGCCGGCGCGTCGTTCCCGCTGATGGCGAGGTTCGGGCGCGGCGTCCTGCAGACCGGGATCGTCGTGATCACGCTGTCGCTGGTCGGCCTGGCGCTGATCGTCGGCCACCACGGGACCGACACGACGACGTGGACGATGGTCCCGGCGCTGATCCCGTTCGGCCTCGGCCTCGGGTTCGTCTTCGGGCCGCTGTTCAACGTGATCCTGGCGGGCGTCGACGACCGCGAGGTCGGCTCGGCGTCGGGCACGCTGAACGCGGTGCAGCAGCTGGGCAACTCGATCGGCGTCGCGGTGCTGGCGACGATCTTCTTCTCGCTGACCGACCACGGCCACCTCGCGCCGGCCGCGCTGAAGACCACCGTGTTGATCTCGGCGGGGCTGTTCGCGCTGGCGTTGTTGTTGTCCTTCCTGCTCCCCAAAGAAGCCCGGATGGATGACCCGCACTAG
- the fdhD gene encoding formate dehydrogenase accessory sulfurtransferase FdhD, producing MHAPVVRDGGIEDRVAVEEPLEIRVRGRALAVTMRTPGHDEELAVGFLHGEGLLSGPVLGAGPTEDFANNIVEVDAELTGAARERRFYTTSSCGVCGKGALEEVAVHAEPLTPGTPRVARALLASLPDRLRQPGFKVTGGLHATGLFDPQGELLCVREDVGRHNAMDKVIGRALLDGALPLGDRILCVSGRLSFELVQKAAVAGCPVLVGVGAPSSLAVDLAADRGMTLAGFARGGRVNIYADTGRLTD from the coding sequence ATGCACGCCCCCGTGGTGCGGGATGGTGGGATCGAGGACCGCGTCGCCGTCGAGGAGCCGCTGGAGATCCGGGTGCGCGGCCGCGCGCTGGCGGTGACGATGCGGACGCCCGGCCACGACGAGGAGCTGGCCGTCGGGTTCCTGCACGGCGAGGGGTTGCTGAGCGGTCCCGTCCTGGGCGCCGGGCCGACCGAGGACTTCGCCAACAACATCGTCGAGGTCGACGCCGAGCTGACCGGCGCGGCGCGCGAGCGGCGGTTCTACACGACGTCGTCGTGCGGGGTCTGCGGCAAGGGCGCGCTGGAGGAGGTCGCGGTCCACGCGGAGCCGTTGACCCCCGGCACGCCGCGCGTGGCGCGCGCGCTGCTGGCGTCGCTCCCGGACCGCCTGCGCCAGCCGGGCTTCAAGGTGACCGGCGGGCTGCACGCGACCGGGCTGTTCGACCCGCAGGGCGAGCTGCTCTGCGTGCGCGAGGACGTCGGGCGCCACAACGCGATGGACAAGGTGATCGGCCGCGCGCTGCTCGACGGCGCGCTGCCGCTCGGCGACCGGATCCTCTGCGTCTCCGGCCGCCTGTCGTTCGAGCTGGTCCAGAAGGCCGCGGTCGCGGGCTGCCCGGTCCTGGTCGGCGTCGGCGCGCCGTCGTCGCTCGCGGTCGACCTCGCGGCCGACCGCGGCATGACGCTCGCCGGCTTCGCGCGCGGCGGCCGCGTGAACATCTACGCGGACACCGGGCGCCTCACCGACTAG
- a CDS encoding lytic murein transglycosylase, giving the protein MSAGAFTAGFGAAVFPASADLRTITVTLLGGQTVTVQVDDTTSTTTPAAAPTDTSTGPSVSTPVASVTADTPAPAPADTGTSSSPSAPADATQTTQTSTPPASAPTSATPSSDPTSATPGTSSSPATSAVPGATDSGPSASAGGQQAQDTIGKALRKATGEDAKSKRDKADGQPTATDDRQADGVPTAANPTFSQALPGAAAIGVPNFFIDKFRIPPFLLPIYQAAGIEYGVRWEVLAGINEIETDYGRNLNVSTAGALGWMQFMPSTWKQYGVDANHDGKKDPYNPVDAIFAAARYLKAAGADTDVRKAIFSYNHADWYVDSVLMRARLIGGMPTDLVGSLTGLTQGRFPVAAKATYADDLTERDINRKIAKGHNAAVPVDANTSRRGINIYAKAGSPAIATQDGKVVKVGKTKRLGRFIQLQDVYGNTYTYAHLKKVADAYAVPKAEKVTKAEVNKELGLAKRKDAKPTQAASAGSQPKAKTAAKTSDAEAKDRTETNAQEATSPAAATGTGTKEVLSAADVTGGAKERAFANPSRPASYQSGGEEQLLNGEFQNGSTSYQAQFTKVLGLDSKDVTIKKLKVGSKVVAGTLLGRIGKTEKHVAPHLLFEIRPAGKGAPRVDPKPILDGWKLLESTAIYRAAGKNPFFGPDAKNPSIGQILLMSKESLQHEVLNDSRIEVYDCGRRDIQAGNIDRRVLATLEFLAASGLKPTVSALECGHSLMTTSGNVSEHSSGNAVDIAAINGIPILGHQGEGSITDMTIRRLLTLQGTMKPHQIISLMTFDGADNTLSLPDHADHIHVGFRPELGSDSKADRQLNAALKPKQWIKLINRLGSIDNPTVPTTPSKYAIDDPKPKTTTTESSAKKSSGK; this is encoded by the coding sequence ATGTCCGCCGGAGCATTCACGGCGGGCTTTGGCGCTGCCGTCTTCCCGGCGTCGGCTGACCTACGCACCATCACGGTGACGCTGCTCGGCGGCCAGACCGTGACGGTCCAGGTCGACGACACCACCTCCACCACGACGCCCGCGGCGGCGCCGACGGACACGTCCACGGGCCCGTCCGTCTCCACGCCCGTCGCGTCGGTGACCGCGGACACGCCCGCGCCCGCCCCCGCGGACACCGGGACCTCGTCGTCGCCGTCCGCGCCCGCGGACGCCACGCAGACGACCCAGACCTCCACGCCGCCCGCGTCCGCGCCCACGAGCGCGACGCCCAGCAGCGACCCGACGTCCGCCACGCCCGGCACGTCGTCGTCCCCCGCGACCTCCGCGGTCCCGGGCGCGACCGACTCCGGCCCCTCGGCCTCCGCCGGCGGCCAGCAGGCGCAGGACACGATCGGCAAGGCGCTGCGCAAGGCGACCGGCGAGGACGCGAAGTCCAAGAGGGACAAGGCCGACGGCCAGCCGACCGCCACCGACGACCGCCAGGCCGACGGCGTCCCGACCGCCGCCAACCCCACCTTCTCGCAGGCGCTCCCGGGCGCCGCCGCGATCGGCGTCCCGAACTTCTTCATCGACAAGTTCCGGATCCCGCCCTTCCTGCTCCCGATCTACCAGGCCGCCGGCATCGAGTACGGCGTGCGCTGGGAGGTCCTGGCCGGCATCAACGAGATCGAGACCGACTACGGCCGGAACCTCAACGTCTCGACCGCCGGCGCCCTGGGCTGGATGCAGTTCATGCCGTCCACGTGGAAGCAGTACGGCGTCGACGCCAACCACGACGGCAAGAAGGACCCGTACAACCCGGTCGACGCGATCTTCGCCGCCGCGCGCTACCTGAAGGCCGCCGGCGCCGACACCGACGTCCGCAAGGCGATCTTCTCCTACAACCACGCCGACTGGTACGTCGACTCGGTCCTGATGCGCGCCCGCCTGATCGGCGGCATGCCGACCGACCTCGTCGGCTCGCTCACGGGCCTGACGCAGGGCCGCTTCCCGGTCGCCGCCAAGGCCACCTACGCGGACGACCTGACCGAGCGCGACATCAACAGGAAGATCGCCAAGGGTCACAACGCCGCGGTCCCGGTCGACGCCAACACGTCCCGGCGCGGCATCAACATCTACGCCAAGGCCGGCTCGCCCGCGATCGCCACGCAGGACGGCAAGGTCGTCAAGGTCGGCAAGACCAAGCGCCTCGGCCGCTTCATCCAGCTCCAGGACGTCTACGGCAACACCTACACGTACGCGCACCTCAAGAAGGTCGCCGACGCGTACGCCGTGCCGAAGGCCGAGAAGGTCACCAAGGCCGAGGTCAACAAGGAGCTCGGGCTCGCCAAGAGGAAGGACGCCAAGCCGACGCAGGCCGCGTCCGCCGGCAGCCAGCCGAAGGCGAAGACCGCCGCCAAGACCAGCGACGCCGAGGCCAAGGACCGGACCGAGACCAACGCGCAGGAGGCCACCTCCCCCGCCGCGGCCACCGGCACCGGCACCAAGGAGGTCCTGAGCGCGGCCGACGTCACCGGCGGCGCCAAGGAGCGCGCGTTCGCCAACCCGTCGCGCCCCGCCTCCTACCAGTCCGGCGGCGAGGAGCAGCTCCTCAACGGCGAGTTCCAGAACGGCTCGACGAGCTACCAGGCGCAGTTCACCAAGGTCCTGGGCCTGGACTCCAAGGACGTCACGATCAAGAAGCTGAAGGTCGGCTCCAAGGTCGTCGCGGGCACGCTCCTCGGGCGCATCGGCAAGACCGAGAAGCACGTCGCGCCCCACCTCCTCTTCGAGATCCGCCCGGCGGGCAAGGGCGCGCCGCGGGTCGACCCGAAGCCGATCCTCGACGGCTGGAAGCTGCTCGAGTCGACCGCGATCTACCGCGCCGCGGGCAAGAACCCGTTCTTCGGCCCGGACGCGAAGAACCCGTCGATCGGCCAGATCCTCCTGATGAGCAAGGAGTCGCTGCAGCACGAGGTGCTCAACGACTCGCGCATCGAGGTCTACGACTGCGGCCGCCGCGACATCCAGGCCGGCAACATCGACCGCCGCGTGCTCGCGACGCTCGAGTTCCTCGCCGCCTCGGGCCTGAAGCCCACCGTCTCCGCGCTGGAGTGCGGCCACTCCCTGATGACGACCTCGGGCAACGTGTCCGAGCACTCGTCCGGCAACGCGGTCGACATCGCGGCAATCAACGGGATCCCGATCCTCGGCCACCAGGGCGAGGGCTCGATCACCGACATGACGATCCGCCGCCTGCTGACGCTGCAGGGCACGATGAAGCCGCACCAGATCATCTCGCTGATGACGTTCGACGGCGCGGACAACACGCTCTCGCTGCCGGATCACGCGGATCACATCCACGTCGGCTTCCGCCCCGAGCTCGGCTCGGACTCGAAGGCCGACCGCCAGCTCAACGCGGCCCTGAAGCCGAAGCAGTGGATCAAGCTGATCAACCGCCTCGGCTCGATCGACAACCCGACGGTGCCGACCACGCCGTCGAAGTACGCGATCGACGACCCCAAGCCGAAGACGACGACCACCGAGTCGTCGGCCAAGAAGTCCTCCGGGAAGTAG